The stretch of DNA TGCTATCGACCACCAGTCTTTGGCTTTGTCCGGTGTCGCCCATTTTGACAAACGCGGCGATGGTGATGGTTGACGGTTCTAAAGTCAAAGCATTAGGGATGGAAACGTAGTCGTTGTTGCCGTCAAACAGAAACGCATCACCGATCACTCCCGTCGCAAACGTGGTGTCATCATGCAAAGTTCCGTGGTGACCGTTTCCCGACGCATCGTTGGCAGTTCCGTCGCCGGTCCAGTGGGCAACCAAAGCGGCTTGGCAGGTCGGTGACATTGCCCCCCAGCAAAACAGAACGGCCCCCAAGCATGCCCAAATTTGTGTCGTCTTCATCACCGGTGTCACCTTGATTCTTGAGTTTGATATCAATTGCGAAGGCCCCTCCGTAGGTTGAGACTAAACGTTCATTGGGGTGGGGTCAAATCTTTATCGAGAATCTCACGCGAACCATGTACCGATGTTCATATCGTGCGAGAGCGGTGCGACGAGTCGAGCGGCCATCACCGAGATGAATCTTTCGCTCGCGGGGGACGGATCGTTACGATGCCTCGCATGAACCTCAACCGACGACACTTTTGTATCGCTACTTCCGCACTCGCCGTTGCCGGTTGCGGACCCTCAGTAACACCGGAAACTCCGGTAACATCCGAGACACCGGGAACGCCAAGACTTTCCGGTGAAGTAACTACGGCTTCCTACCGCGTCGGTGACGCCGAGGAGTTTCTGCAGGCAGTCTTTTTTCGGTACCGGGGCGCGACGTCGTACCACGATCGCGGACGCGTTCGATTGACTCAGGTTCAAGATCGCAAACCGGTAACACGAACCGCACCGATGCGAATTTGGCTGGATCGAAGCGAGTTGGACTTAGCGGTTTACGATGTGCGGATCGCGGTTGAAAGTTCTCGAGTGATGGCATGGATCATTGACGAGTCGACCCAGGACTTCGATTCGCAGGTTTTCCTTGGCACCAGTAAGGCTGAACGTCCGCAACTCAGCCAAGCTTTGGCGGATCCTATCCTGGCCGAACGAATTAGTGCGGGGCTAGCCGGGCCTCCGCCTCAGGTCGAATGGTTATTCGCGGCCGAGCCAATGAAGTCGTTATTTGATTCACCCTATCAGTTCCGTTTCTTAAATGACAAAACGGTTCAACGTCGTTTGTGCCGATGTGTCGAAGTGTCCGATGGTCGTGATTCTTACCGATTTTGGGTCGATCCCAGGGCTTCGTTGATTCGTGAAGTTAATTTGCCACCGATCGTGGTGCCTGATCCGCAAACGGGGCAACCTCAATCACTTTCGATAGCGATTGAACTCGTAGACGCGTCCTTTGATCGACCGACTCAACGCGAGCCTCGCGACTCGTTCCCCAAGACTCCTCGGTACGTAAGTGAATTCGTCCCGCTTCCTCCGCCATCACCACCTCAATCATGGGGACGACCGGCTCCACGGTTCGATGTCACCGACTCGCGGGGGCAATTCCGGTTGTCCTGGCGGGGCCATGATCGCGATGTTGCGATCGTGATGCGATTCGATGGTGACTCTGCGTCGATGAGTTCATTGGCAATGCTTGATCATTGGATCAAACAATCGCCTCAATCATTCCGCGAGCGAATTCGTGTATTGGTGGCGGTAAGCCAAGATGCGAGGCTGCCCGATGGTGTCAATCTTCCGTGGGCAATTGATTCGCGCGGTGAGATCGCCGGTGCGCTGGGGATTTCTAGCGGTGCCATCGCCATGATCGATCGGACGGGAACATTGGCTTGGACCGAACCGATGATCGGGCCGGGAAATATTGCGGCTGTATCCGCCGTCGCCACTGATGTGGCAGACGGCGTTGACGTGCCTAAACGTTTGCGAGAACAGTGGGAACAAGAAGTCGCTCGGTATCGCAAGGCCGTTCTCAAGCGAGCAGTTCGCTAATCGCCGCTCGCTAGTCGTTGCTCACTAAACGCTGCTCGCTAAACACTGCTCGCGAACTGTTATTCGTCGCTTGGAACAAACAGCAGTCGTTGGTTTCCACGCCGGACAATCATGCGAACGGCACGGCCCAAACGCGAGGCTTCACTGGCGATTGCCCCAAACTGCTCGGGCGACTTCATCGGTACTCCAGCAACGGACTCAATCACGTCGCCCACTTGCAGTTCCATTCGATCAGCGACGCCTCCATCGTCAATGCTCGTCACGATCAATCCGCTGCTGAGTCCTTCGTAGCCAAATTGGGCTGCCGTTTCGGGGGTTACGGGAACAAGCCTTGCTCCGAACGAGGTTTCCCGATTCGGCAAGAACATAGCCATGGCTTCGTCGGTTCGTTCCTTCAACTGGACCTCCACTTGCGACATCACGCCATTGCGATTGACGTCCATCTTGATGGTGGAGCCCGGTCGACGGCTAGCAATGTAGTTGCGTAGTTGAGTTCCCCCGATCACTGGTTTGCCGTCGGTGCTGACCACCACGTCGCCGGGTTGAAGGCCCGCCAAAGCTGCTGGTTGTCCCTCGAGCACGCCGCCGATTAGGCCGCCACGTTTCACCTTCAAGTCGTACTCTGAAACGGCTTTGGGTGTCACATCAACCACCGATGCGCCCAGGAAACCGCGTTTGACTTCACCAGTCTCGATGATCGAGTCGAGCACGGGCAACGCAATCGAAACTGGAATAGCAAAACCGATACCGGCGCTACCGCCGCTGCGCGACAGGATCGCGGTGTTGATACCGACAAGTTCGCCTCGCAAGTTGACCAGGGGGCCGCCTGAGTTGCCCGGATTAATAGCCGCGTCGGTCTGTAGAAAGTCTTCGAAACCATCGCCATCGTTGATGATTCGCTGCACTCGGTTCTTGCCGCTGATGATGCCAGCAGTCACGGTTTGATCGAGGCCAAAGGGACTTCCGATTGCCAGCACCCAATCACCGACTCGGATGTCGTCAGAACTACCGAAGGGGGCGGGACGCAGACCGGTTCGATCGACCTTCACTACCGCCAAGTCCGTTTGCGGATCCAATCCTACAACTTCACCGGGCAAAGTGGTCCCATCGCTCAGTTCTACTTTGACATCGTCAGCACCCTCGACCACGTGGTTGTTCGTCAGGATAAATCCATCTTGTCGAACGATCACACCGCTTCCGGTGCCTTCGGATTCGCGTTGGCGAGGTCGTCGCGTACGACCAAAGAAGTCTTCAAAGCTCGGTTGGACTTGTTGCACCGACTTCGTCGTTATCGCGACAACACTTGGACGCATGGATTCGGCCACTTGGCGAAACGCGTTCGACAATGCATCAGCGGCGATAAGGCTTCCCGGAGCAACATTCGCTGTGCCTCCACCTGCTTGTGCAGCAGTGCGGTTGGGAAAGGCATCTTGAGCGAGTGTGAGATTGTCGCTGAAAATTTGGCTTGCCAGCAGTAGCGTGACCATGATTTGAGGCATCAGCACTCGGATCAATGACGCCGGGGTAGCTGGTAACACATGGCTATTGAGTGACGCCGGGGTAACCGTGACTTGGGTAAATGGGGATCGCATTTTACTCATCTCTCGTTGTCCTATCGTCGGGTTGGGCAAATCATCCTTACGAGCGGGACCGTAGGGTTGTCCGCTCGCTGCACTGCCGCGATCAACGGCAGTGCGTATTTTAGAGTAACTGTCGATCGGGGCGATGGGAGATATGGCAAATCCGACGGGTCGATGAGTTTCACACGGATTTGACGTTCCCTGAAACGCGTTCTATCTGCTATTTCAGGGTTGATCCGTCACTTAGCAACTATCTCATTCAATATTCTTGAGCGACCTATGCGTTTTCTTTTGGCTTGGACCATCGGCCTGACGATGTATGCCATCCGTTTGACGTGCCGCCATCGAACTCACAATGACCAGCGGGCTGACCTGCTAGCTTCTGGGAAGACTTACATCTACGCCCAATTGCATGCTCATCAAATCGGTGCCGGCATGTTTGGTGAACCCGGTACTGTCGCCATGGTTTCTCGATCTGCTGACGCGAGCATGGTTGTCCCCATGCTCAAGCTATTCCGAAAGATCGTTGTCCGAGGCAGCAGCGGAAAGGCTACCAAGGGCGGTGCATCAGCGCTTCAGCAACTCATTCGTAAGGTCAAAGACGGCCATCAAGCGGTGATTGCCGTGGATGGTCCGCGGGGTCCACGGGGAAGCGTTCAAAAGGGAATCGGTTTGCTCGCCAAGAAAACGGGAATGCCAATTGTTCCGGTTGTGGTGGTACCAACCCGTCGTTGGATCTTCGCAAAAACTTGGGATCGGTTGCAGATTCCTCAGCCGTTTTGCCGGATCGACTTCTACTTCGGCGATCCCGTATTTGCGAACGAGGAAACGGACCTGCACCAGCTCGCCGAAGACCTTCAGGCCACGTTGCATGATCTCGAATCAGAACACGATCCTTCGGAAAGAGCTCCGCGAGAAGCCGAGTCAGTGTCGTCTGAGCCAGTTTTGCGAGCAGCGTAGTGTTACGCGGTCCACGGGGTGGCGTTGCGGTGTGCGGCGTTTCATCGTCGCGGCACTGTGTGATCGCCGAATAGTTCGCTTGCTGCGGGGGGACTGCCTGCTCACTTACTTTCCTCAATTCGTCCAGTCGGTCATTGACACTCGCGTAGGGTGTTCGACGATAAGGGGATGAATAAGCCCGCCACGTCAGATCGTCCACCCATTGAGCTCCTTGCACCCGCCGGGGACTGGGAATGTGTGTCGGCGGCAATCGAGAACGGGGCCGATGCGATCTACTTTGGATTGGATTGCGGCTTCAACGCACGGTTTCGTGCCCAGAACTTTGGCGTGCGAGATCTGCCTCGCCTTACCGAGACCTTGCGATCGCGAGGCGTGCGGGGCTATGTGACGATGAACACGCTTGTGTTCCCCTCTGAGATGCCGTCGCTAGTCGATACCATCGCGGCGGTTGCCGAGGCTGGCATTGATGCCGTTCTCGTGCAAGATTTCGGAGTCGCCCGGATTGTTCGTGAAGTTTGTCCGCAACTAGAAATTCACGCTTCAACTCAGATGAGTTTAACCAGCGCCGAAACCATTGAGGTTGCTAAGCAGCTTGGCATCACTCGCGCGGTGCTGGCACGCGAATTGTCTATTGCTGAAATCCGCAAGATTGCAGCGGGCACGGATATGCCATTAGAGGTTTTCATTCATGGTGCACTTTGCGTTGCGTATTCCGGGCAATGCTTGACCAGTGAATCGCTGGGCGGACGTAGTGCCAATCGTGGTCAATGTGCGCAAGCGTGTCGCTTACCCTACGAATTGATCTGCGATGGCGAAGATGTGCCGCTCGGGGAAGTTAAGTACTTGCTCAGTCCTCAAGATCTAGCTGGCTACGCTGCTATTCCGGATCTGATCGATGCCGGCGTCGCGTCGATAAAAATCGAAGGCCGTTTGAAAACTCCTGAGTACGTCGCCAACATCACGAAGCATTATCGACAGGCGATTGAACAAGCGACACAGACCGGGTTGGTCGCCATCGCGGATCGTGATCGTCAGGAAATGGAACTCTCCTTTTCTCGAGGCTTCTCTCCGGGTTGGCTCGAAGGCAACGACCACAAACGGTTGGTCCCCGGAATCCACAACGCCAAACGAGGCATCGAGCTGGGGCGTGTCTTGCAAGTTGGCCATCAACAGATTCAGGTCAAACTTAAAGCCGACGTTCAATTGGGTGATGGCCTTGCGATTCAAACTCCCGCCGACGAAAGCGAAACCGAGAATCGTGGTCAGGGTGGTCGAGTTTATGGACTTACCGATTCGCAAGGACGCTCGCAGAAGTCGTTGTCGGCGGGAACGATCGCTTGGATTGAATTCGGCCGCGGTGCGATCGATTGGACACTTGTCGATGAACACCAAACGGTTTTCAAGAATGATGACCCACAACTCAACCGGCGGTTGCGTCACAGTTTTGAGCAAAAGTCACCGGCTCAAACTCGTCCAATTGATCTATTGGTAAAGGCTTCCGTTGGGCAACCGCTCGAAGTCACCGGAGAAGTGACGGATGGGGGAGCGAGGAACGTATCCGCTAAGGTTGTTGGTCCAGAGCCGCTGTCAGCCGCCAACAATAGACCGATTACCGAAGACGTGTTGAGAGACAAACTCGGGCGAATGGGTGGCACAGCGTTTAAGCTTGGCAAATTGACCATGGACATCGATGGTGGACCAATGGTGCCGATGGCTATGCTTAACGAGACGCGGCGTCAATTGGTTTCGTTGCTCGAAGAAAAATTGCGGCATGCACCCGTTAAGGTTGTGAATGCCGAAGCTGGACGGCGCTTGCTCGACGCCATTGAATTGCCCTCGCCCAACGAGTCAGCCACGAATCCCAAGATCGCGGTCCTGTGTCGAACGTTGGAACAGGTTCGTGCAGCGTGCGAAACGAAAGCCGACTACATCTACACCGACTTCGCCGACATTCGACGCTATGGCGATGCCGTCGAGATCGCGCATGCTAAACAGTGTCCGATCGCAATTGCGACGGTGCGGATGCAAAAGCCTGGGGAAATGGGATTGATGAAGGTGCTCACTCGGCACAACCCAGACGCGATTCTGGTTCGGAACTTAGCGGCGATTGAATATTTCCGCGATAAAGCTCCTGCGATGATCGCTGACTTTTCGCTAAACATCGCGAACCACCGGTCGGCTCAATGGTTGATGAGTTTGGGAGTAAGTCGCTTCACCGCATCGTACGATCTGAACCGCAATCAATTGATGGAACTTGTGGGCTCCATTCCGTCATCATGGTTGGAGGTGGTTATCCACCAACACATGCCAATGTTTCATATGGAGCACTGCGTTTTCTGCAGCGTTCTTTCCCCAGGGACCAATAAGACCAATTGTGGTAGGCCATGCGACGACCATGTCGTGCAACTTCGCGATCGCGTGGGGGCTGAGCACACGCTGCAAGCGGATGTGGCATGTCGCAACACACTATTCAACTCGACCCCACAAAGCGGGGCTGAAATAGTCTCGGAATTGCGAGAGAACGAAGTGGGGTGGTTCCGAATTGAACTGCTCGAAGAAGATGCAGCACAAGCCAACACAACGATATCGCTTTACCGTCGTCTGCTAAACGGAGAAATCGACGGTTCGAACGTGTGGCAACAACTCAACGCATCGAACCGAGTCGGCGTAACGAGAGGAACGCTGGAAGAAAAACGAAATCCGCTGACGATCCTGTAGTTTGTTTGGATTACACGCTGACCGGAGGCGAACTATGACCGTCTGCGGTGGGCAAAGGTATCATCGGTTGGGATTGGCGAAGCAAACGCATTCCTTCGCTTCGACTGGGGTCCGCTAGAAACCTTTTCAGCTCGTCTGGACTGAGCGGAGGTGAAAAGAGGTAACCCTGAGCTGCGTCGCAGCCCCATTGTTGCAGTCGACGCAATTGTTCGACCGATTCTACGCCTTCGGCCACAATCTTGGCGTTCAGATGATGGGCCAATCCCACAATCGCTTCAGCGATGACTGCGTGACTGTGATCCGACGCGATCGAACGTGTAAAGCTGCGATCAATCTTGACTGCTTCAATCGGAAAAGTTTGGAAGCACATCAAAGACGATTGCCCTTTACCAAAGTCATCGATTTGAATGCCAACCCCTGATGCATGCAAACTTAATAACGTTCGCCGAACTTGGTCGACATGCCGAATGTCGTGCGCTTCATTCATTTCCAATTTCAATCGGCGTCGATCCAGTTTCTTCCGCAACAAGATTTCATCAAGGCGTTCGACAAAGAACGGATCGGACAGTTGTCGAGGTGAGGTGTTGAATCCGAGGTAGAAGTCATCTTGGACCACCGATGGGGCCGTGTTTTCGATGCCGCCCAGGTCGCTCATGGCGTGTTCGAATACCCATTCGCCAACCTGTTGAATCAGTCCAATCTCTTCGATCATCGGAATGAACTCGCTCGGCGAAACGTATTCGCCGCTATCATCTCGCCAACGCAGCAGCACTTCGACACCTTGAATCTTGGCCGTGTGCAGGTTGAATATGGGTTGATAGTGCAATTCGAAACGATCGTCCTCATGGGCGCGACGCAGTTGGCTTTCTCGTTCCATTCGTCGAACGACGTCGTCGTGCATCGTTCGATCGAAGACCGCAATGCGTCCCTTGCCTGCATTTTTAGCCCGGTACATCGCAGTGTCTGCATTGCGAAGCGCCACATGTGCATCGACGATTTGATCGTTGATAAAAGCGACACCGACGCTCGTACCGACGTTGACCATTCGTTCGCACAGCGAAAACGGTTCTGAAAGACGCTTGACGATTCGGTTGGCCACCTCAATCGCGTCGCAACGTTCGTTTAGGTTTTCGAGCAGAACAACAAACTCGTCACCACCAAGGCGTACCGTTTCGTTCTCGTCATCGATCATACGAGTCGCTGTGTCATGTTCACGCACGCATTGCTGCAATCGTTTGGCAACTTGGTTGAGAAGATCGTCACCCGCTTCGTGCCCAAGCGAGTCGTTGATGATTTTGAAATTGTCGAGATCGAGGAACAGCACGGCGTCTTCGATTTTCGAGTCAGGTTTTCGCGATCGAATCAGTTTCTCGAGTTTTTCTAGCAGGTAAGAGCGATTGGGCAACGAGGTGAGCGCATCGCGGTGCGCCATCTGTTTCATTTGTTTCTCTGCGCCGCGGCGACGTTGAATCTCGCGACCAAGGTCTTCCACCTTTTGCCGCTGGATTTTTGCCATGCGAGATTTCTCGCGAAGGGCAAATGCCAACTGCCGAGCTTCATCGGACTCAAATGGCTTTTTCAACAGCAGTAGCCGATCAGTGCATCCAAGGCGTTCCAGGACTTCGTTCCAACTGTGATCGCTGTACGCGGTGCAGATCACAATTTGCAAATCGGGATCGACCGTCCAAAGTGCTTCTGCGGTTTCGATTCCGTCCATTCCCGATGGCATTCGCATGTCGACAAACGCGACTGAGAATCCATTCTCTTGGTCAATTGCTCGTTGAGCTTGTTCCACGGCATCCGCACCACAGGACACGTGCGTCAACTTGTATCGACTTAGCTTTGAATTGAGTTCGAATTCGCTCGTTTGCCGCCCACCGAGAAAACGGTTTTCAAAATCGTTCAGCGCATGATCTTCACGAACAGTCTGACCAAATATTCGGTCAAAGGTGTCATGGATTTCTTGTTGGTCGTCAACGATCAAGATTTGGCTATCGTTCATCTCATTCATGGTTTTTATTCTCCGCCCGCATCCGTTGATGTCTCGCAAAGTACTGTGCGTCGAGCTTTATTGAGGGACTGCTCCATTGGCAGTCGAATGGTGATGGTCGAGCCTTGCCCCAGACCGTTACTTGATGCTGCGATGGTTCCCCCGCAGCGTTTGAGCGCAAGCGCACAGAAATGCAGACCTAAACCAGATCCCGATTCTCGAGTGGTAAAGTGTGCGTCAAAGACATGGCCGAGTGTCTCGGCGGCCATGCCGCATCCGCTGTCTTGAAAATTAACCACCACCGAATTGCCTTCGGCGTGCAATTTCACAACGATTTGTTGCGGATTGTCACTGGATGTTTTGATGGCTTGCCGGGCGTTGGTGATAACATTGATCATCGTTTGCAGCACCAGCGAGCGATCAGTTCGCGTGACGAACGTGTGTTGATGGTCCGTGACACGGCGAACGCGAATTCGATCTTCGGTCAAATTGGCTTGGCAGCACGAAATCGCTTCGTCGATTAACTCGTTTATATCGACGCGGTGGAGTGAAACGCGCTGCGATGCATGCTTGTGCTGATCACGAATCACGCTGTCAATATGACGCACATTGTCGTCTAGTGTTTCAAGAAGTTCCGAAAGATCGCGTTGATCGGATTCCAGTTGGGTTGCAAGTCCCTGCAGATAACTAGGTGTGGCGGCCAGCAGGTCGTGTTTATCGGTTCCTTGTTCAAGCTGCTTGGCAAGTTGGTGCAGCGGAGCGACACGAAGTTTTTCGACTCGTTTGTTGGCTGTGTCGATGAGGCTATTCACGTTCGTCAGTACATTGCCAACGTTGTGAATTACCGTTGCTGCTACTTCGCTGCGGCCGTTGGCTTCGGAGGCGTCGGCCAGCTTTCGTTGCGCTTCCTTCAATCGTTCACGCATGTCGTGGAACGTTTTTGCCAGATCCGCAATTTCGTCGTTGCCTGCGATCGGACGGGCCTGTTCGCCGTGGTTATTGCCTTGGAATGCGGCGATTTGATGTTTGAGGTCGGCAAGGGGTTGAACGACGATGCGGTGCAGCAACAACCACAAAACCATCAAGGCCGAGACACTGAAAAGCAGGAATGAGCGACGCTCAATCGCCTCCATTTCACTCGAAAACGAAGCCCGCTGAACGACTTCATTGATTCCCAGGAAGATCAGAAAGACGATGGCCAGCGACAATACCATTTTACTGCGAATCGAATTGTTGATAGCGCAGCAGTCACCGTTGAGATTCTCGGAGGACTCGGACGACGAAAGCTGTGAATCGGGAACCATGAAGGCTCTTTCTCGATGTTAGGGCAGACAATCAGTTGTCAAACCCTAGGTTTGCCGGTAATCGGCGGCTGCAATCGTCGTGATATGTGTACCGGTCTGCACTGATCTCATGCCGCGTTTGCGGGTTAAACCGGTTGAAGCGGTTCTTGCGAAGTCAGAAGTCGTCGTTTGACGAGACGGCGTCACTACTTGGCAACACTTTGGTAGTAGCGACGTGCGGCTGGATGAAAGGCGAGTCCCTGCCACTCAGCCGCCCTTCGGCGAGGAATTAGGTCGCTGCGGGGTGGTGGATCAGCGTACAAAGCTTCCAGCATCGCAGTCACGAGATCCGCGGGGGCATCGTCACGGACGGTCAAGAATGCGGTGGTCCCAACGGTTGCAATCGTGTCGACGCCGCCCGGTAACGTCAACGCGGAATAGTCACCCGAGGGAATGGACATTGGTCGAAGTGTGGGGTGTTGCAACGCGATTTCAACACCACTTTCGATTGGCAGCAATCGCCATTTGCCGCTGGCAAGCAAACGCGCAACCAAAGAACTTTGCCGCCCCATACAGATCATCGCGGCATCCGGGGGATCGTCAGCAAAGAGTTGTTCCCAGTCCATCGTTTGGCATTGCACTTGGGACTCGTTCAGGTTCAACGAATCAAGTACCAATTCGGCTGTTGCTCGCGAACCACTGCCCGCCGGTCCGACCGCAACACGATGACCTCGAAAGTCGTCAATCGTTTGGATCGATGCATCAACTTGCACCAATACATGCAGCACTTCATAGAACAGTGGCGCAACGACCATCAAATGGTCACCACTAATAGCGGTCGCTTGCAACGGCGCGAGGTCAATTTGCCCTGAAAGCAATTGTTGGTGGTTGTCGAGCGAACCTTCGGAAACCGTCACGCTTGTTTTGACGGAATGTTTTTCTGATAACCGTCTGGCCAACTCATTAGACAGCTCGGTGTAGATCCCTCCTTCGAGACCTCCTGCAAGTCGCACCAAGGCTGGCATTCGATCGTGATAGCTGCGAATCGTTGTCATCGCAGCGATGGTGAAGATCGGAACCAGCAGCATGATTAACAGCATTGCTGCCTGAAATCGTCGATGAGACTGCGACGAATGCAAGACTCGTCTGCCTGTTAACGCACCCACCAAGGGCACGCCTTCGATCCAATGCCAAGTCTTCATCGCTACCGATCGAGGACGAGCTTCAATCGGTCGGTCTTCAAGGAAAGCGTCCAGTTCGTCAGCAAGTTTGGCGGCGGATAGGTAACGTTTGTTTGGTTTCTTTTCAAGGCATTTTGCAACGATCGTTTCCAAGTCCACAGGTGTATCGCTACGGATCGAACGCAGACCCGGAGCGGGTTCGTGGGCGACTTTGGTAAGCGTCTGCATTACCGTTTCGCCAACCAACGGAGGGCGGCCCGCCAAGGCTGCGAACAAAACGGCACCGAGCGAATACACGTCGGTTTGGCAGGTCGCTCGATCACTTTGGCCAATGGCCTGTTCGGGGGCCATGTAGTGTGGCGTCCCCACAGCATCACCGCTGGCGGTCACACTGCTGTCGCAGTCCAGGTGTTTGGCCAATCCAAAATCCGTGACATGAATTTGGTCGTCGTTGTCAATCAAGACATTGGCGGGTTTCAAGTCGCGATGCAGCACGCCTTTCTCGTGAGCATGATGAATCGCCCGAGCGACATCGCGAACATAGGTTGCCGCTTGAATCGGATCGAGTTGCTGAGCGTTGATCTTGCGTTGCAAATCCGTTCCACGAACGTATTCCATGGAAAAGAAGTGATGTCCGGCTCGCTGCCCAAATTGAAAGACCGATACAATTCCCGGATGATGCAATCTCGCGGCCGCCTGTGCTTCGGTATAGAACCGCTTGACTTCCGCTTCGCTTGCCAACATACCACTGCGAATCATCTTGACCGCGACCTCGCGGTCAAGTTCGTTTTGGAACGCTCGGTAAACTACGCCCATCCCGCCTCGGCCGATCACGTCTAAAAGCAGGTAGTCACCGAGGTCGTAGGGAAGCGTTGGGCCGGGGTCTCCTTTGGCACGGTTGGCCATCGGTAGAGTGACGGCGGGATCCTCGTTTTGTTCTTCGTGTGCACCGGGAACGTTCAGCCCAATGGTTTCAGCGCTGGGGTCGTGCGACCTAGGTGCATCGTGCGATAGAACGTTGCTGCTTTGCGAGATAAAGAAGGGAGCGTCCGATGGTGAAAAGCTAACGGGGACATCGTTGACGTCGATGTTCAGCGACACGCTTTTCGCGCGGCCGAACATATCCGCGGCATCCATCAATTCTTTCAGCTCGGACGCGATTTCTGGAAATTGAGCGAGGAACTCCTCGCGGGTGCTGAACTCCCCACTATCGCACGACTTTAGATAGGCAGCGAATGCACGATCGACGGCTTGATCGTCTTTCAAACCGTCGTCATTAACATTTGGGTTTGCATCGTCTGCCATGAAAATCTATCCCTCGCTTACGCCCAAGGGCTATTGTCAACGTCCATAATCGTACGCAGTTTTTGCAAGCCTCGCTTCAGCAAACCGGCAACTGCGGTATCGCTTTTACCCATCCGTTCGACAATTTCCGATAGCGGCAGGCCTTCCATGTAGCGAAGCCGAATCGCTTCGGCTTGGTTTTCGGGCAATTGGTGAAGTGCTTCCACCAAAGCGAGTGTCGCTTCGTCACGAATTGCCACACCGCTGGGACTGGTCG from Rubripirellula amarantea encodes:
- a CDS encoding serine/threonine-protein kinase, with amino-acid sequence MADDANPNVNDDGLKDDQAVDRAFAAYLKSCDSGEFSTREEFLAQFPEIASELKELMDAADMFGRAKSVSLNIDVNDVPVSFSPSDAPFFISQSSNVLSHDAPRSHDPSAETIGLNVPGAHEEQNEDPAVTLPMANRAKGDPGPTLPYDLGDYLLLDVIGRGGMGVVYRAFQNELDREVAVKMIRSGMLASEAEVKRFYTEAQAAARLHHPGIVSVFQFGQRAGHHFFSMEYVRGTDLQRKINAQQLDPIQAATYVRDVARAIHHAHEKGVLHRDLKPANVLIDNDDQIHVTDFGLAKHLDCDSSVTASGDAVGTPHYMAPEQAIGQSDRATCQTDVYSLGAVLFAALAGRPPLVGETVMQTLTKVAHEPAPGLRSIRSDTPVDLETIVAKCLEKKPNKRYLSAAKLADELDAFLEDRPIEARPRSVAMKTWHWIEGVPLVGALTGRRVLHSSQSHRRFQAAMLLIMLLVPIFTIAAMTTIRSYHDRMPALVRLAGGLEGGIYTELSNELARRLSEKHSVKTSVTVSEGSLDNHQQLLSGQIDLAPLQATAISGDHLMVVAPLFYEVLHVLVQVDASIQTIDDFRGHRVAVGPAGSGSRATAELVLDSLNLNESQVQCQTMDWEQLFADDPPDAAMICMGRQSSLVARLLASGKWRLLPIESGVEIALQHPTLRPMSIPSGDYSALTLPGGVDTIATVGTTAFLTVRDDAPADLVTAMLEALYADPPPRSDLIPRRRAAEWQGLAFHPAARRYYQSVAK